From Strix uralensis isolate ZFMK-TIS-50842 chromosome 1, bStrUra1, whole genome shotgun sequence, a single genomic window includes:
- the TRDMT1 gene encoding tRNA (cytosine(38)-C(5))-methyltransferase isoform X7 → MKSISTTFPARCYGQKQLRIGLQGDVSDPRTKSFLYILDILPRLQKLPKYLLLENVKGFESSSARNELLQTLETCGFKYQEFLLSPTCACGFCLQLGIPNSRLRYFLIAKLHQEPFSFQAPGQILTRFPDQDLEDLVKAKVADKVVEASSLSSEEKNLDPNIGPDCSSKKSLPKGAFLFKLETVEEMERKHSQDNDSSIQMLKYFLEDENEEMGLYFLPPKYLLRYAFLLDIVKPTCRRSTCFTKGYGHYVEGTGSVLQTAVDVQLESVFKHIEDLPEEEKLMKLSTLKLRYFTPREIANLHGFPLEFGFPDKVTIKQRYRLLGNSLNVHVVAKLISVLLG, encoded by the exons ATGAAGTCTATAAGCACAACTTTCCCAGCACGCTGTTATGGGCAAAAACAATTGAG AATTGGCCTGCAAGGTGATGTATCCGATCCACGGACAAAGAGCTTTCTCTATATCCTTGATATTCTCCCAAG ACTCCAGAAGCTTCCAAAATACCTacttttagaaaatgttaaagGATTTGAATCCTCGTCTGCAAG AAATGAACTTTTGCAAACACTAGAAACATGTGGATTTAAATATCAAGAATTTCTCTTGTCTCCAACCTGT GCTTGTGGATTTTGCTTACAGCTTGGCATTCCCAATTCTAGGCTGCGATATTTTCTAATTGCAAAGCTTCACCAAGAACCATTTTCTTTTCAAGCTCCTGGTCAG ATTTTGACAAGATTCCCAGATCAGGATCTAGAAGACTTAGTCAAGGCCAAAGTTGCTGACAAAGTTGTTGAAGCTAGTTCTTTGTCTTCTGAAGAGAAGAATCTGGATCCAAACATTGGTCCTGATTGCAGCAGCAAGAAGAGTTTACCAAAAGgagcttttctttttaagcttgAAACAGtagaagaaatggaaaggaaacatAGTCAGGACAATGATTCCTCTAttcaaatgctgaaatatttcttggaagatgaaaatgaagaaatgggtCTGTATTTCTTACCACCAAAGTACTTATTGCGCTATGCTTTCTTGTTAGACATTGTTAAACCGACCTGTCGGAGATCCACATGCTTTACAAAAGG GTACGGACACTATGTAGAAGGGACAGGCTCAGTTCTGCAAACAGCAGTAGATGTACAG CTTGAATCAGTGTTTAAACACATTGAAGATTTACCAGAAGAAGAGAAGCTTATGAAATTGTCAACGCTAAAACTGAGGTACTTTACCCCAAGAGAAATAGCAAATCTTCATGGATTCCCTCTGGAATTTG GCTTTCCTGACAAAGTTACAATAAAGCAACGCTACCGTCTTCTGGGAAACAGCCTCAATGTACATGTGGTAGCAAAGTTGATCTCTGTTCTACTTGGATAA
- the TRDMT1 gene encoding tRNA (cytosine(38)-C(5))-methyltransferase isoform X2: protein MILMSPPCQPFTRIGLQGDVSDPRTKSFLYILDILPRLQKLPKYLLLENVKGFESSSARNELLQTLETCGFKYQEFLLSPTCACGFCLQLGIPNSRLRYFLIAKLHQEPFSFQAPGQILTRFPDQDLEDLVKAKVADKVVEASSLSSEEKNLDPNIGPDCSSKKSLPKGAFLFKLETVEEMERKHSQDNDSSIQMLKYFLEDENEEMGLYFLPPKYLLRYAFLLDIVKPTCRRSTCFTKGYGHYVEGTGSVLQTAVDVQLESVFKHIEDLPEEEKLMKLSTLKLRYFTPREIANLHGFPLEFGFPDKVTIKQRYRLLGNSLNVHVVAKLISVLLG from the exons ATGATTTTGATGAGTCCTCCCTGTCAGCCATTTACAAG AATTGGCCTGCAAGGTGATGTATCCGATCCACGGACAAAGAGCTTTCTCTATATCCTTGATATTCTCCCAAG ACTCCAGAAGCTTCCAAAATACCTacttttagaaaatgttaaagGATTTGAATCCTCGTCTGCAAG AAATGAACTTTTGCAAACACTAGAAACATGTGGATTTAAATATCAAGAATTTCTCTTGTCTCCAACCTGT GCTTGTGGATTTTGCTTACAGCTTGGCATTCCCAATTCTAGGCTGCGATATTTTCTAATTGCAAAGCTTCACCAAGAACCATTTTCTTTTCAAGCTCCTGGTCAG ATTTTGACAAGATTCCCAGATCAGGATCTAGAAGACTTAGTCAAGGCCAAAGTTGCTGACAAAGTTGTTGAAGCTAGTTCTTTGTCTTCTGAAGAGAAGAATCTGGATCCAAACATTGGTCCTGATTGCAGCAGCAAGAAGAGTTTACCAAAAGgagcttttctttttaagcttgAAACAGtagaagaaatggaaaggaaacatAGTCAGGACAATGATTCCTCTAttcaaatgctgaaatatttcttggaagatgaaaatgaagaaatgggtCTGTATTTCTTACCACCAAAGTACTTATTGCGCTATGCTTTCTTGTTAGACATTGTTAAACCGACCTGTCGGAGATCCACATGCTTTACAAAAGG GTACGGACACTATGTAGAAGGGACAGGCTCAGTTCTGCAAACAGCAGTAGATGTACAG CTTGAATCAGTGTTTAAACACATTGAAGATTTACCAGAAGAAGAGAAGCTTATGAAATTGTCAACGCTAAAACTGAGGTACTTTACCCCAAGAGAAATAGCAAATCTTCATGGATTCCCTCTGGAATTTG GCTTTCCTGACAAAGTTACAATAAAGCAACGCTACCGTCTTCTGGGAAACAGCCTCAATGTACATGTGGTAGCAAAGTTGATCTCTGTTCTACTTGGATAA
- the TRDMT1 gene encoding tRNA (cytosine(38)-C(5))-methyltransferase isoform X5 — MAPLRVLELYSGIGGMHQALKESCTSAEVVAAVDVNTLANEVYKHNFPSTLLWAKTIEGITLKEFDRLSFDMILMSPPCQPFTRLQKLPKYLLLENVKGFESSSARNELLQTLETCGFKYQEFLLSPTCLGIPNSRLRYFLIAKLHQEPFSFQAPGQILTRFPDQDLEDLVKAKVADKVVEASSLSSEEKNLDPNIGPDCSSKKSLPKGAFLFKLETVEEMERKHSQDNDSSIQMLKYFLEDENEEMGLYFLPPKYLLRYAFLLDIVKPTCRRSTCFTKGYGHYVEGTGSVLQTAVDVQLESVFKHIEDLPEEEKLMKLSTLKLRYFTPREIANLHGFPLEFGFPDKVTIKQRYRLLGNSLNVHVVAKLISVLLG, encoded by the exons aaagctGCACATCTGCAgaagttgttgctgctgttgatGTGAACACTCTTGCCAATGAAGTCTATAAGCACAACTTTCCCAGCACGCTGTTATGGGCAAAAACAATTGAG gGCATAACACTGAAAGAATTTGACAGATTATCTTTTGATATGATTTTGATGAGTCCTCCCTGTCAGCCATTTACAAG ACTCCAGAAGCTTCCAAAATACCTacttttagaaaatgttaaagGATTTGAATCCTCGTCTGCAAG AAATGAACTTTTGCAAACACTAGAAACATGTGGATTTAAATATCAAGAATTTCTCTTGTCTCCAACCTGT CTTGGCATTCCCAATTCTAGGCTGCGATATTTTCTAATTGCAAAGCTTCACCAAGAACCATTTTCTTTTCAAGCTCCTGGTCAG ATTTTGACAAGATTCCCAGATCAGGATCTAGAAGACTTAGTCAAGGCCAAAGTTGCTGACAAAGTTGTTGAAGCTAGTTCTTTGTCTTCTGAAGAGAAGAATCTGGATCCAAACATTGGTCCTGATTGCAGCAGCAAGAAGAGTTTACCAAAAGgagcttttctttttaagcttgAAACAGtagaagaaatggaaaggaaacatAGTCAGGACAATGATTCCTCTAttcaaatgctgaaatatttcttggaagatgaaaatgaagaaatgggtCTGTATTTCTTACCACCAAAGTACTTATTGCGCTATGCTTTCTTGTTAGACATTGTTAAACCGACCTGTCGGAGATCCACATGCTTTACAAAAGG GTACGGACACTATGTAGAAGGGACAGGCTCAGTTCTGCAAACAGCAGTAGATGTACAG CTTGAATCAGTGTTTAAACACATTGAAGATTTACCAGAAGAAGAGAAGCTTATGAAATTGTCAACGCTAAAACTGAGGTACTTTACCCCAAGAGAAATAGCAAATCTTCATGGATTCCCTCTGGAATTTG GCTTTCCTGACAAAGTTACAATAAAGCAACGCTACCGTCTTCTGGGAAACAGCCTCAATGTACATGTGGTAGCAAAGTTGATCTCTGTTCTACTTGGATAA
- the TRDMT1 gene encoding tRNA (cytosine(38)-C(5))-methyltransferase isoform X6 has protein sequence MAPLRVLELYSGIGGMHQALKESCTSAEVVAAVDVNTLANEVYKHNFPSTLLWAKTIEGITLKEFDRLSFDMILMSPPCQPFTRIGLQGDVSDPRTKSFLYILDILPRLQKLPKYLLLENVKGFESSSARNELLQTLETCGFKYQEFLLSPTCILTRFPDQDLEDLVKAKVADKVVEASSLSSEEKNLDPNIGPDCSSKKSLPKGAFLFKLETVEEMERKHSQDNDSSIQMLKYFLEDENEEMGLYFLPPKYLLRYAFLLDIVKPTCRRSTCFTKGYGHYVEGTGSVLQTAVDVQLESVFKHIEDLPEEEKLMKLSTLKLRYFTPREIANLHGFPLEFGFPDKVTIKQRYRLLGNSLNVHVVAKLISVLLG, from the exons aaagctGCACATCTGCAgaagttgttgctgctgttgatGTGAACACTCTTGCCAATGAAGTCTATAAGCACAACTTTCCCAGCACGCTGTTATGGGCAAAAACAATTGAG gGCATAACACTGAAAGAATTTGACAGATTATCTTTTGATATGATTTTGATGAGTCCTCCCTGTCAGCCATTTACAAG AATTGGCCTGCAAGGTGATGTATCCGATCCACGGACAAAGAGCTTTCTCTATATCCTTGATATTCTCCCAAG ACTCCAGAAGCTTCCAAAATACCTacttttagaaaatgttaaagGATTTGAATCCTCGTCTGCAAG AAATGAACTTTTGCAAACACTAGAAACATGTGGATTTAAATATCAAGAATTTCTCTTGTCTCCAACCTGT ATTTTGACAAGATTCCCAGATCAGGATCTAGAAGACTTAGTCAAGGCCAAAGTTGCTGACAAAGTTGTTGAAGCTAGTTCTTTGTCTTCTGAAGAGAAGAATCTGGATCCAAACATTGGTCCTGATTGCAGCAGCAAGAAGAGTTTACCAAAAGgagcttttctttttaagcttgAAACAGtagaagaaatggaaaggaaacatAGTCAGGACAATGATTCCTCTAttcaaatgctgaaatatttcttggaagatgaaaatgaagaaatgggtCTGTATTTCTTACCACCAAAGTACTTATTGCGCTATGCTTTCTTGTTAGACATTGTTAAACCGACCTGTCGGAGATCCACATGCTTTACAAAAGG GTACGGACACTATGTAGAAGGGACAGGCTCAGTTCTGCAAACAGCAGTAGATGTACAG CTTGAATCAGTGTTTAAACACATTGAAGATTTACCAGAAGAAGAGAAGCTTATGAAATTGTCAACGCTAAAACTGAGGTACTTTACCCCAAGAGAAATAGCAAATCTTCATGGATTCCCTCTGGAATTTG GCTTTCCTGACAAAGTTACAATAAAGCAACGCTACCGTCTTCTGGGAAACAGCCTCAATGTACATGTGGTAGCAAAGTTGATCTCTGTTCTACTTGGATAA
- the TRDMT1 gene encoding tRNA (cytosine(38)-C(5))-methyltransferase isoform X1, with product MAPLRVLELYSGIGGMHQALKESCTSAEVVAAVDVNTLANEVYKHNFPSTLLWAKTIEGITLKEFDRLSFDMILMSPPCQPFTRIGLQGDVSDPRTKSFLYILDILPRLQKLPKYLLLENVKGFESSSARNELLQTLETCGFKYQEFLLSPTCACGFCLQLGIPNSRLRYFLIAKLHQEPFSFQAPGQILTRFPDQDLEDLVKAKVADKVVEASSLSSEEKNLDPNIGPDCSSKKSLPKGAFLFKLETVEEMERKHSQDNDSSIQMLKYFLEDENEEMGLYFLPPKYLLRYAFLLDIVKPTCRRSTCFTKGYGHYVEGTGSVLQTAVDVQLESVFKHIEDLPEEEKLMKLSTLKLRYFTPREIANLHGFPLEFGFPDKVTIKQRYRLLGNSLNVHVVAKLISVLLG from the exons aaagctGCACATCTGCAgaagttgttgctgctgttgatGTGAACACTCTTGCCAATGAAGTCTATAAGCACAACTTTCCCAGCACGCTGTTATGGGCAAAAACAATTGAG gGCATAACACTGAAAGAATTTGACAGATTATCTTTTGATATGATTTTGATGAGTCCTCCCTGTCAGCCATTTACAAG AATTGGCCTGCAAGGTGATGTATCCGATCCACGGACAAAGAGCTTTCTCTATATCCTTGATATTCTCCCAAG ACTCCAGAAGCTTCCAAAATACCTacttttagaaaatgttaaagGATTTGAATCCTCGTCTGCAAG AAATGAACTTTTGCAAACACTAGAAACATGTGGATTTAAATATCAAGAATTTCTCTTGTCTCCAACCTGT GCTTGTGGATTTTGCTTACAGCTTGGCATTCCCAATTCTAGGCTGCGATATTTTCTAATTGCAAAGCTTCACCAAGAACCATTTTCTTTTCAAGCTCCTGGTCAG ATTTTGACAAGATTCCCAGATCAGGATCTAGAAGACTTAGTCAAGGCCAAAGTTGCTGACAAAGTTGTTGAAGCTAGTTCTTTGTCTTCTGAAGAGAAGAATCTGGATCCAAACATTGGTCCTGATTGCAGCAGCAAGAAGAGTTTACCAAAAGgagcttttctttttaagcttgAAACAGtagaagaaatggaaaggaaacatAGTCAGGACAATGATTCCTCTAttcaaatgctgaaatatttcttggaagatgaaaatgaagaaatgggtCTGTATTTCTTACCACCAAAGTACTTATTGCGCTATGCTTTCTTGTTAGACATTGTTAAACCGACCTGTCGGAGATCCACATGCTTTACAAAAGG GTACGGACACTATGTAGAAGGGACAGGCTCAGTTCTGCAAACAGCAGTAGATGTACAG CTTGAATCAGTGTTTAAACACATTGAAGATTTACCAGAAGAAGAGAAGCTTATGAAATTGTCAACGCTAAAACTGAGGTACTTTACCCCAAGAGAAATAGCAAATCTTCATGGATTCCCTCTGGAATTTG GCTTTCCTGACAAAGTTACAATAAAGCAACGCTACCGTCTTCTGGGAAACAGCCTCAATGTACATGTGGTAGCAAAGTTGATCTCTGTTCTACTTGGATAA
- the TRDMT1 gene encoding tRNA (cytosine(38)-C(5))-methyltransferase isoform X3: MAPLRVLELYSGIGGMHQALKESCTSAEVVAAVDVNTLANEVYKHNFPSTLLWAKTIEGITLKEFDRLSFDMILMSPPCQPFTRIGLQGDVSDPRTKSFLYILDILPRLQKLPKYLLLENVKGFESSSARNELLQTLETCGFKYQEFLLSPTCLGIPNSRLRYFLIAKLHQEPFSFQAPGQILTRFPDQDLEDLVKAKVADKVVEASSLSSEEKNLDPNIGPDCSSKKSLPKGAFLFKLETVEEMERKHSQDNDSSIQMLKYFLEDENEEMGLYFLPPKYLLRYAFLLDIVKPTCRRSTCFTKGYGHYVEGTGSVLQTAVDVQLESVFKHIEDLPEEEKLMKLSTLKLRYFTPREIANLHGFPLEFGFPDKVTIKQRYRLLGNSLNVHVVAKLISVLLG, translated from the exons aaagctGCACATCTGCAgaagttgttgctgctgttgatGTGAACACTCTTGCCAATGAAGTCTATAAGCACAACTTTCCCAGCACGCTGTTATGGGCAAAAACAATTGAG gGCATAACACTGAAAGAATTTGACAGATTATCTTTTGATATGATTTTGATGAGTCCTCCCTGTCAGCCATTTACAAG AATTGGCCTGCAAGGTGATGTATCCGATCCACGGACAAAGAGCTTTCTCTATATCCTTGATATTCTCCCAAG ACTCCAGAAGCTTCCAAAATACCTacttttagaaaatgttaaagGATTTGAATCCTCGTCTGCAAG AAATGAACTTTTGCAAACACTAGAAACATGTGGATTTAAATATCAAGAATTTCTCTTGTCTCCAACCTGT CTTGGCATTCCCAATTCTAGGCTGCGATATTTTCTAATTGCAAAGCTTCACCAAGAACCATTTTCTTTTCAAGCTCCTGGTCAG ATTTTGACAAGATTCCCAGATCAGGATCTAGAAGACTTAGTCAAGGCCAAAGTTGCTGACAAAGTTGTTGAAGCTAGTTCTTTGTCTTCTGAAGAGAAGAATCTGGATCCAAACATTGGTCCTGATTGCAGCAGCAAGAAGAGTTTACCAAAAGgagcttttctttttaagcttgAAACAGtagaagaaatggaaaggaaacatAGTCAGGACAATGATTCCTCTAttcaaatgctgaaatatttcttggaagatgaaaatgaagaaatgggtCTGTATTTCTTACCACCAAAGTACTTATTGCGCTATGCTTTCTTGTTAGACATTGTTAAACCGACCTGTCGGAGATCCACATGCTTTACAAAAGG GTACGGACACTATGTAGAAGGGACAGGCTCAGTTCTGCAAACAGCAGTAGATGTACAG CTTGAATCAGTGTTTAAACACATTGAAGATTTACCAGAAGAAGAGAAGCTTATGAAATTGTCAACGCTAAAACTGAGGTACTTTACCCCAAGAGAAATAGCAAATCTTCATGGATTCCCTCTGGAATTTG GCTTTCCTGACAAAGTTACAATAAAGCAACGCTACCGTCTTCTGGGAAACAGCCTCAATGTACATGTGGTAGCAAAGTTGATCTCTGTTCTACTTGGATAA
- the TRDMT1 gene encoding tRNA (cytosine(38)-C(5))-methyltransferase isoform X4 produces MAPLRVLELYSGIGGMHQALKESCTSAEVVAAVDVNTLANEVYKHNFPSTLLWAKTIEGITLKEFDRLSFDMILMSPPCQPFTRLQKLPKYLLLENVKGFESSSARNELLQTLETCGFKYQEFLLSPTCACGFCLQLGIPNSRLRYFLIAKLHQEPFSFQAPGQILTRFPDQDLEDLVKAKVADKVVEASSLSSEEKNLDPNIGPDCSSKKSLPKGAFLFKLETVEEMERKHSQDNDSSIQMLKYFLEDENEEMGLYFLPPKYLLRYAFLLDIVKPTCRRSTCFTKGYGHYVEGTGSVLQTAVDVQLESVFKHIEDLPEEEKLMKLSTLKLRYFTPREIANLHGFPLEFGFPDKVTIKQRYRLLGNSLNVHVVAKLISVLLG; encoded by the exons aaagctGCACATCTGCAgaagttgttgctgctgttgatGTGAACACTCTTGCCAATGAAGTCTATAAGCACAACTTTCCCAGCACGCTGTTATGGGCAAAAACAATTGAG gGCATAACACTGAAAGAATTTGACAGATTATCTTTTGATATGATTTTGATGAGTCCTCCCTGTCAGCCATTTACAAG ACTCCAGAAGCTTCCAAAATACCTacttttagaaaatgttaaagGATTTGAATCCTCGTCTGCAAG AAATGAACTTTTGCAAACACTAGAAACATGTGGATTTAAATATCAAGAATTTCTCTTGTCTCCAACCTGT GCTTGTGGATTTTGCTTACAGCTTGGCATTCCCAATTCTAGGCTGCGATATTTTCTAATTGCAAAGCTTCACCAAGAACCATTTTCTTTTCAAGCTCCTGGTCAG ATTTTGACAAGATTCCCAGATCAGGATCTAGAAGACTTAGTCAAGGCCAAAGTTGCTGACAAAGTTGTTGAAGCTAGTTCTTTGTCTTCTGAAGAGAAGAATCTGGATCCAAACATTGGTCCTGATTGCAGCAGCAAGAAGAGTTTACCAAAAGgagcttttctttttaagcttgAAACAGtagaagaaatggaaaggaaacatAGTCAGGACAATGATTCCTCTAttcaaatgctgaaatatttcttggaagatgaaaatgaagaaatgggtCTGTATTTCTTACCACCAAAGTACTTATTGCGCTATGCTTTCTTGTTAGACATTGTTAAACCGACCTGTCGGAGATCCACATGCTTTACAAAAGG GTACGGACACTATGTAGAAGGGACAGGCTCAGTTCTGCAAACAGCAGTAGATGTACAG CTTGAATCAGTGTTTAAACACATTGAAGATTTACCAGAAGAAGAGAAGCTTATGAAATTGTCAACGCTAAAACTGAGGTACTTTACCCCAAGAGAAATAGCAAATCTTCATGGATTCCCTCTGGAATTTG GCTTTCCTGACAAAGTTACAATAAAGCAACGCTACCGTCTTCTGGGAAACAGCCTCAATGTACATGTGGTAGCAAAGTTGATCTCTGTTCTACTTGGATAA
- the TRDMT1 gene encoding tRNA (cytosine(38)-C(5))-methyltransferase isoform X8, which yields MAPLRVLELYSGIGGMHQALKESCTSAEVVAAVDVNTLANEVYKHNFPSTLLWAKTIEGITLKEFDRLSFDMILMSPPCQPFTRIGLQGDVSDPRTKSFLYILDILPRLQKLPKYLLLENVKGFESSSARNELLQTLETCGFKYQEFLLSPTCACGFCLQLGIPNSRLRYFLIAKLHQEPFSFQAPGQILTRFPDQDLEDLVKAKVADKVVEASSLSSEEKNLDPNIGPDCSSKKSLPKGAFLFKLETVEEMERKHSQDNDSSIQMLKYFLEDENEEMGLYFLPPKYLLRYAFLLDIVKPTCRRSTCFTKGCLAIVHPFPLWKIHKQPKVKPG from the exons aaagctGCACATCTGCAgaagttgttgctgctgttgatGTGAACACTCTTGCCAATGAAGTCTATAAGCACAACTTTCCCAGCACGCTGTTATGGGCAAAAACAATTGAG gGCATAACACTGAAAGAATTTGACAGATTATCTTTTGATATGATTTTGATGAGTCCTCCCTGTCAGCCATTTACAAG AATTGGCCTGCAAGGTGATGTATCCGATCCACGGACAAAGAGCTTTCTCTATATCCTTGATATTCTCCCAAG ACTCCAGAAGCTTCCAAAATACCTacttttagaaaatgttaaagGATTTGAATCCTCGTCTGCAAG AAATGAACTTTTGCAAACACTAGAAACATGTGGATTTAAATATCAAGAATTTCTCTTGTCTCCAACCTGT GCTTGTGGATTTTGCTTACAGCTTGGCATTCCCAATTCTAGGCTGCGATATTTTCTAATTGCAAAGCTTCACCAAGAACCATTTTCTTTTCAAGCTCCTGGTCAG ATTTTGACAAGATTCCCAGATCAGGATCTAGAAGACTTAGTCAAGGCCAAAGTTGCTGACAAAGTTGTTGAAGCTAGTTCTTTGTCTTCTGAAGAGAAGAATCTGGATCCAAACATTGGTCCTGATTGCAGCAGCAAGAAGAGTTTACCAAAAGgagcttttctttttaagcttgAAACAGtagaagaaatggaaaggaaacatAGTCAGGACAATGATTCCTCTAttcaaatgctgaaatatttcttggaagatgaaaatgaagaaatgggtCTGTATTTCTTACCACCAAAGTACTTATTGCGCTATGCTTTCTTGTTAGACATTGTTAAACCGACCTGTCGGAGATCCACATGCTTTACAAAAGG GTGCCTGGCCATTGTCCATCCCTTCCCTCTGTGGAAAATCCACAAGCAACCAAAAGTTAAACCTGGCTGA